One window of Dyadobacter sandarakinus genomic DNA carries:
- a CDS encoding APC family permease — MSQENTSFKPSLGLIDATMLVAGSMIGSGIFIVSADITRNTGSAGWLIFVWLVTGFMTLTAALSYGELSAMFPKAGGQYVYLKEAYNPLISFLYGWSFFTVIQTATIAAVAVAFAKFTAYLLPQFSEDLVALNLGIVQISPAQLLSIVVIVLLTFINTRGVNSGKIIQTTFTLTKLLSLLGLIVFGFAFLKPEVWAQNWDSAAMWDLHKLNIDGSVESYTTIAAFGAIAASMVGSIFSSDSWNNVTFIAGEIKNPQRNIGLSLALGTIIVTVIYVLTNIMYTGVLSLQDIASSDKDRVAVTASHEIFGSAGTIIIAVMIMISTFGCNNGLIMSGARVYYSMAKDGLFFPKVGQLNKNAVPEFGLWIQCVIASLWALSGKYGNLLDMISFVVVVFYMLTIIGIFILRKSRPDAERPYKAFGYPFLPVIYIIMGIAFCVLLIIYKPEYTWPGLIIVLLGIPVYYFIGKKQIVP; from the coding sequence ATGTCGCAGGAAAACACTTCCTTCAAACCCTCACTAGGATTAATAGATGCCACAATGCTCGTCGCCGGTAGTATGATCGGGTCGGGCATTTTTATTGTCAGTGCAGACATTACGCGCAATACCGGCAGCGCCGGCTGGCTCATTTTCGTGTGGCTGGTTACCGGGTTCATGACGCTCACTGCTGCATTGAGCTACGGCGAGCTGAGCGCCATGTTCCCAAAGGCCGGTGGCCAGTACGTGTACCTTAAGGAAGCTTATAATCCATTGATCAGCTTTCTCTATGGATGGAGTTTTTTCACAGTAATACAAACCGCCACAATCGCTGCCGTGGCCGTGGCTTTTGCCAAATTCACCGCCTACCTTCTTCCGCAGTTCAGTGAAGACCTGGTTGCACTCAATCTCGGCATCGTGCAGATTTCCCCCGCCCAGCTGCTGTCCATTGTCGTCATTGTGCTGCTTACATTTATTAATACGCGCGGGGTAAACAGCGGAAAAATAATCCAGACAACCTTTACGCTTACAAAGCTGCTGAGCCTGCTTGGTCTCATTGTATTTGGATTTGCTTTCCTGAAACCGGAAGTGTGGGCTCAAAACTGGGACAGCGCTGCCATGTGGGATCTGCACAAGCTCAATATCGACGGCTCGGTAGAAAGTTATACAACCATTGCAGCTTTCGGTGCCATCGCTGCGTCCATGGTCGGCTCGATTTTCAGCAGCGATTCGTGGAACAACGTGACCTTCATTGCGGGGGAGATCAAGAATCCGCAGCGCAACATCGGGCTGAGCCTGGCATTGGGCACGATCATCGTTACCGTCATTTATGTACTTACCAATATCATGTATACCGGCGTGCTTTCTTTGCAGGACATTGCGTCCTCGGACAAAGACCGCGTGGCTGTCACAGCATCCCACGAGATTTTTGGAAGTGCGGGTACCATTATCATCGCGGTCATGATCATGATTTCGACCTTCGGCTGCAATAATGGGCTCATCATGTCGGGTGCACGGGTGTATTACTCGATGGCCAAAGACGGCCTCTTTTTCCCGAAAGTAGGACAGCTTAACAAGAATGCCGTACCCGAATTTGGTCTCTGGATCCAATGCGTAATTGCATCCCTGTGGGCGCTGAGTGGCAAATACGGCAACCTGCTGGATATGATTTCCTTCGTGGTCGTGGTATTTTATATGCTCACCATTATTGGCATTTTTATCCTGCGCAAAAGCAGGCCTGATGCCGAGCGCCCGTATAAGGCATTCGGGTATCCTTTTCTGCCCGTTATTTACATTATCATGGGCATAGCATTCTGTGTGCTGCTTATTATTTACAAACCTGAGTATACGTGGCCCGGGCTCATCATTGTGCTGCTGGGCATCCCAGTCTATTATTTTATAGGTAAAAAACAGATAGTGCCCTAA
- a CDS encoding aminopeptidase P family protein, with product MFSKKTYTIRRQQLKTQVGNGLILLLGNEESGMNYRDNVYPFRQDSSFLYFFGLDVPGIHAVIDIDNDREVVFGNELTLDDIVWTGPKEPLADKAAQAGITEVKPLNALEGYLANAVNSGREVHFLPPYRAEHSLQLQEWLHIAPAEASARASVTFIKAIVSLRSYKSEEEVAELEKAVNTSVDMHLEFMRSTRPGMTEREVAGRLQSMAIGRGGDVSYPIILTVNGEILHTHTRDLAMQEGQLGLCDAGAETAMHYCGDLTRTIPVGKHFTTLQKEMYQIVLDAQEAAIAACKPGVLFRDVHALASVKLLEGLKQLGVVKGDPAEAVDQDVHTLFFQCGLGHMMGLDVHDMENLGEQYVGYSDELKKGTAFGWKSLRLGRALEPGFVLTVEPGLYLIPTLIDRWKAGKKHADFIDYEKLESLRDFTGIRIEDNLLITETGHRILGKHLPKTIAEIEALR from the coding sequence ATGTTTTCTAAAAAAACCTACACTATCCGCCGGCAACAGCTAAAAACCCAGGTCGGCAACGGACTGATCCTTTTGCTTGGCAATGAAGAGTCGGGGATGAACTACCGCGACAATGTGTATCCTTTCAGGCAGGACAGCAGCTTTCTGTACTTTTTTGGTCTGGATGTACCAGGTATTCACGCCGTCATCGACATTGATAACGATCGGGAAGTGGTTTTCGGAAATGAGCTTACACTGGACGATATCGTATGGACCGGCCCCAAGGAACCTCTTGCCGATAAGGCCGCACAGGCTGGCATTACGGAAGTGAAGCCTCTGAATGCGCTTGAAGGATACCTTGCCAATGCCGTAAATTCAGGCCGGGAAGTACATTTTTTGCCACCTTACCGTGCCGAACACAGCCTGCAATTGCAGGAGTGGCTGCATATCGCACCTGCCGAGGCTTCTGCCAGAGCATCGGTAACCTTCATCAAAGCCATTGTTTCCCTGCGTTCGTACAAGTCGGAAGAGGAAGTGGCAGAGCTTGAAAAAGCCGTGAATACCTCTGTTGACATGCACCTGGAATTCATGCGCAGCACGCGTCCCGGCATGACCGAAAGGGAAGTCGCCGGCCGTCTTCAGAGCATGGCCATCGGCCGCGGAGGCGATGTTTCGTACCCGATCATTTTGACAGTAAATGGAGAGATCCTGCACACGCATACGCGTGACCTCGCCATGCAGGAAGGGCAGCTGGGCCTGTGTGATGCCGGTGCGGAAACTGCCATGCATTACTGCGGCGATCTCACGCGCACCATTCCCGTGGGAAAGCATTTTACAACCCTGCAAAAGGAAATGTACCAGATCGTACTCGATGCGCAGGAAGCGGCTATTGCTGCCTGCAAACCCGGGGTACTGTTCCGGGACGTGCATGCGCTGGCATCCGTAAAGCTGCTCGAAGGGCTCAAACAGCTCGGTGTGGTCAAAGGCGATCCTGCCGAAGCTGTCGACCAGGATGTGCATACGCTCTTTTTCCAGTGCGGCCTCGGGCATATGATGGGCCTGGATGTGCACGATATGGAAAATCTGGGCGAGCAGTATGTAGGCTACTCTGATGAGCTGAAAAAGGGCACCGCTTTCGGATGGAAATCACTGCGGCTTGGGCGTGCGCTTGAACCCGGATTTGTACTTACCGTCGAGCCTGGCTTGTACCTCATTCCAACGCTCATCGACCGCTGGAAGGCCGGGAAGAAACACGCGGACTTCATTGATTATGAAAAGCTGGAAAGCCTGCGTGATTTTACAGGAATCCGTATAGAGGACAACCTGCTGATCACCGAAACCGGCCACCGGATCCTGGGAAAACACCTGCCCAAGACCATCGCAGAAATAGAAGCATTGCGTTAG